The proteins below are encoded in one region of Longimicrobium sp.:
- a CDS encoding amidohydrolase family protein: MLKLIENGEVYTPAPVGKQQVLLTDGKIGKVGEVDRRAVESVGVECEVIDATGCLVVPGFIDPHMHLLGGSGEEGFATQTPEFFIGEIVPYGITTAVGALGVDTTMKTMAGLLAKVKGLNEQGLNAYLWTGGYNVPPTSIMNSVRDDIMFLEEVIGTGEVAISDRRAMNTSAVELARVVSDTYIGGMLARKSGVTHFHVGEMDRRLEPLRLILDEHDIDPRCVYPTHVQRNEKLMAEAVELTKRGCNVDVDTIAEDLAKWLRFYLDAGGDPACLTASSDASISSPRVLSEQVRSCVTKHGFPLEQALSLVTRNTARILKLEMKGTLEKGKWGDILLLEKGTLEIVHVLSKGVFMVRDGSTVVEEKFLEDSMRAIHLVGGKCPDRGTEGSRQ; the protein is encoded by the coding sequence GTGCTCAAGCTGATCGAGAACGGGGAAGTCTACACGCCGGCGCCGGTGGGGAAGCAGCAGGTGCTCCTCACCGACGGCAAGATCGGCAAAGTGGGCGAGGTGGACCGCCGCGCCGTCGAGTCCGTGGGCGTGGAGTGCGAGGTGATCGACGCCACGGGGTGCCTCGTGGTCCCCGGCTTCATCGACCCCCACATGCACCTCCTGGGCGGGAGCGGCGAGGAAGGGTTCGCCACGCAGACCCCCGAGTTCTTCATCGGCGAGATCGTGCCGTACGGCATCACCACCGCGGTGGGCGCGCTGGGGGTGGACACCACCATGAAGACGATGGCGGGGCTCCTGGCCAAGGTGAAGGGCCTCAACGAGCAGGGGCTCAACGCGTACCTCTGGACGGGGGGCTACAACGTCCCGCCCACCTCCATCATGAACTCGGTGCGCGACGACATCATGTTCCTGGAGGAGGTGATCGGCACCGGCGAGGTCGCCATCTCCGACCGGCGGGCGATGAACACCAGCGCGGTGGAGCTGGCCCGCGTCGTCAGCGACACCTACATCGGCGGGATGCTGGCCAGGAAGTCCGGCGTGACGCACTTCCACGTGGGCGAGATGGACCGACGCCTGGAGCCGCTGCGCCTGATCCTGGACGAACACGACATCGACCCCCGCTGCGTCTACCCCACGCACGTGCAGCGCAACGAGAAGCTGATGGCCGAGGCCGTCGAGCTCACCAAGCGCGGGTGCAACGTGGACGTGGACACCATCGCGGAGGACCTGGCGAAGTGGCTCCGCTTCTACCTGGACGCGGGCGGCGACCCCGCGTGCCTCACCGCGTCGTCGGACGCCTCCATCAGCAGCCCGCGCGTGCTGTCGGAGCAGGTGCGCTCGTGCGTGACGAAGCACGGCTTTCCGCTGGAGCAGGCGCTCTCGCTGGTCACGCGCAACACCGCGCGCATCCTGAAGCTGGAGATGAAGGGGACGCTGGAGAAGGGGAAGTGGGGCGACATCCTCCTCCTGGAAAAGGGCACGCTGGAGATCGTCCACGTCCTGTCCAAGGGCGTCTTCATGGTGCGCGACGGGAGCACGGTGGTGGAAGAGAAGTTCCTGGAGGACAGCATGCGGGCGATCCACCTGGTGGGAGGGAAGTGCCCCGACCGTGGCACCGAAGGGTCGCGGCAGTGA
- a CDS encoding SDR family NAD(P)-dependent oxidoreductase translates to MEGKVCVVTGATGGIGGATARGLAARGATVLLVARDAVRGEALRVSISRETGNERVRLVRADLSSQAEVRAAAAQIAAEHPRVDVLVNNAAVYTRKRAVSVDGIELQWAVNHLAPFLLTDLLLDRLRAAGDGRVITVSSGAHKGRFIPWDDMEMRRRYFGWRTYGVTKLANLLFTRELARRESGIVAHAMHPGVVATELLMRGFPPIRLFRRFLKTPEEGAATVIFLATSPEAGRSSGRYWIDERPAEPDPAALDDEAARRLWRWSEEMVGITPERSEVGTA, encoded by the coding sequence ATGGAGGGTAAGGTGTGCGTGGTGACGGGCGCCACCGGAGGGATCGGCGGGGCGACGGCGCGGGGGCTGGCGGCGCGGGGCGCGACGGTGCTCCTGGTGGCGCGCGATGCCGTCCGCGGCGAGGCGCTGCGCGTGTCGATCTCGCGGGAGACGGGGAACGAGCGCGTGCGCCTGGTGCGCGCGGACCTGTCGTCGCAGGCGGAGGTGCGCGCCGCGGCGGCGCAGATCGCGGCGGAGCACCCGCGTGTGGACGTGCTGGTGAACAACGCCGCCGTCTACACGCGGAAGCGCGCCGTGTCCGTGGATGGGATCGAGCTCCAGTGGGCGGTCAACCATCTCGCGCCCTTTCTGCTGACCGACCTCCTTCTCGACCGCCTGCGTGCGGCGGGCGACGGGCGCGTGATCACCGTCTCCTCCGGTGCGCACAAGGGGCGGTTCATCCCGTGGGATGACATGGAGATGCGGCGGCGCTACTTCGGCTGGCGGACGTACGGGGTGACGAAGCTGGCGAACCTCCTCTTCACCCGCGAGCTCGCGCGCCGCGAGAGCGGGATCGTCGCGCACGCCATGCACCCCGGTGTCGTCGCCACGGAGCTGCTGATGCGCGGATTTCCGCCGATCCGGCTGTTTCGCCGGTTTCTCAAGACGCCTGAGGAAGGCGCCGCGACAGTGATCTTTTTGGCGACGTCGCCGGAGGCGGGGAGGTCAAGCGGGAGGTACTGGATCGACGAGCGACCCGCGGAGCCAGACCCCGCGGCGCTGGACGACGAGGCCGCGCGACGGTTGTGGCGGTGGAGCGAGGAGATGGTTGGGATAACGCCCGAGCGCAGCGAGGTGGGGACGGCCTGA